Part of the Rothia mucilaginosa genome, GCCTCCAGGTACATGTCCGGGGCGGGCTTGCCGGTGGGAACGTCGTTGCTGCTGACCCAGGTGCGCACCAGCGGGGCGTAACCGTAGCTTTCCATTTTCAGAGTCAGAATGTTCGCGGTGGAGTTCGACGCCACCGCAACCGGCATGTGCTCGCTCAGGAAGCCCAGGAACTTCTGCGCACCCTCAATCAGGTCCACGCCGGAGCTGATGACCTCGTGCTCGGTGGTGAGCAGATCCTTCATCACGCGTTCATGGTGCTCGGCGTACTCTGCGGAGGCGGTGTCCGGCTTCCGACCGTTCTGCGCCTCGTAGGAGAGCAGGGCAAGCTCCTCGGCGACATCGGCTGCCGCCAGGCCGGTGAGGCGATGCTCCACCTCTTCGGTGAAGGGAACAGACCAGCGGGCGAAAAGCTCACGCTGCACATCGTTCCAGACGGTCTCGGAGTCGAGGAGGATGCCGTCGCAGTCGAAGATTGCGCAGCGGGGGAACCAATCGGAGGGTACGGTGTGTTCAAACATAATGTCAGTCTCTCACAGGGTTTTAGGCTATGGAAGTGGTGGCCCGGTGCGTGAGAAAACATGCGGGGTTGCGCCTCGCCCGCAGAACGGAAAACCACATGAAGAAACCCTCCCGCCGCATCCAGAACGGACGCAACGGGAGGGCAGAAGCTAAAACAGCTTAGAGAGCGGACACCGGCTTATGGGTCACCTGACGCATAAACGGAATGGTCGCCAACAGGCCCACATAGACCAGTGCCAGACCCAGCGCAATAGCGCCGAAGGTCATACCGAACATCTTCGTCAGAATCTCACCGGAAAGACCCTGCGCCGCAATCAACGCCGTCAGCGGCAGACCCAGCAGCGCAGAAACCACGCTAATGAGCACCAGCGGACCGAAAACCACGGTAAGGCGCGAAGCCTGCAACATCCTCGTGGGGGTACCCATCATATTCAGCGAAGAGTACAGGGAACCACGCTCGTAAATGGCGGCACTCTGGTTCAACACTGCGGAGAGAGTGACCAGCAGGTACGAGAAGAACAGCATGAGCAGCATGCCCTGGAACATGTCCGACATGATGGTCATGAAGGGGCCGGCGGCGGGGCCTACCTCCTTCGCCGTTTTGTTCATCTCACCCGCCAGAATCAGGATGGGGCCGAAGAAGGTCACCAAGAAGGTCGACAGTGCCACACCCGAAACCTGACGCCACGCCCCGCGCGGGGACTCCAGCACCGCACGGTAACCGAGCAGAACCGATGCCTTCTGGGTCATACGCACACGAATCTTTGCGTACGCCCACACCAGGAAAGTACCGATCAGGTCGATAGCAACCATCATCAGCAGACCCGGCAGAGCAATGAAAATCGCTAGGTTCTTCATGGCGCTATCGGCACCGCCGTCCTGGAAGGGTGAGAACATGCTAAAACCCTTCGAGGTCGAAGCCAGAATCATCACGGCAATGACCAGAACAACACCGATACCCAGAGCAATGTAACCGGCGGAACCAGCCTTCGCGCGGGTACGCACACCCAGCGGGCTGATGCTGACCTTCGCCAGACCGAAGAGGGAGCTGAGGGCCGCCAGAACCATACAGCCCAGGAAGCAGTAGAAAATCACGCTCACCGGCAGGAGCATATTCTCAGCACCCAGCGGAACGTTCATGAAGTGCAGGGCGCCGAACGGGAAAATCAGCACCAGGTAAAGCAGCAGACCGATGATGAAACCCACAAGAGAGTACACCAGCGCGTCCGCCACCGACAGACCCACAATCAGGGTCGTGGAGGCACCAATCAGACGCAGGGACGCCAGACGCTCATCACGGCGGCGGGCACTCAAACGAGCAGCCGAAGCGCCCAGGGTAAAGAGGGGAACAATCAGCACCAGAGCGGCAACCCACGCCAGACCCATGTAGAGCTTCTGAATGCCCATCAGGTTGATCATTTCGTGGTC contains:
- a CDS encoding HAD family hydrolase, which codes for MFEHTVPSDWFPRCAIFDCDGILLDSETVWNDVQRELFARWSVPFTEEVEHRLTGLAAADVAEELALLSYEAQNGRKPDTASAEYAEHHERVMKDLLTTEHEVISSGVDLIEGAQKFLGFLSEHMPVAVASNSTANILTLKMESYGYAPLVRTWVSSNDVPTGKPAPDMYLEAARRLGFEGHEALAFEDSPAGAQAARDAGTKVMIYVPEGTDPAKAPAGFGRFDSFNDPQLWEAARTWIAKLEAAQQSEATQG
- a CDS encoding ABC transporter permease is translated as MQIYALLAKRTLWSSQAILPVLAFAASSALFLTVAGGVQALSTWLEHANVDHEMINLMGIQKLYMGLAWVAALVLIVPLFTLGASAARLSARRRDERLASLRLIGASTTLIVGLSVADALVYSLVGFIIGLLLYLVLIFPFGALHFMNVPLGAENMLLPVSVIFYCFLGCMVLAALSSLFGLAKVSISPLGVRTRAKAGSAGYIALGIGVVLVIAVMILASTSKGFSMFSPFQDGGADSAMKNLAIFIALPGLLMMVAIDLIGTFLVWAYAKIRVRMTQKASVLLGYRAVLESPRGAWRQVSGVALSTFLVTFFGPILILAGEMNKTAKEVGPAAGPFMTIMSDMFQGMLLMLFFSYLLVTLSAVLNQSAAIYERGSLYSSLNMMGTPTRMLQASRLTVVFGPLVLISVVSALLGLPLTALIAAQGLSGEILTKMFGMTFGAIALGLALVYVGLLATIPFMRQVTHKPVSAL